One genomic segment of Desulfomicrobium sp. ZS1 includes these proteins:
- a CDS encoding PAS domain S-box protein — MRSRMTGVLEEFEVPWNIELALQFHPGKKRLVVIGDQSMTGVAIANQVRAQVPGLPKEIEVEFLDEFTLDELVAKVRFASADSIFFFIPFYKDVGEAVYSAQDLLEIVWRETGVPLYSAWEFLLGHGMVGGKMISGYSHGQAVAEMGLRILDGESPADIEISISPDDPPKFDYRVLMRLGINQKLLPEGSILINEPSPFYSINRHQFWTIIISLVILSLVLILLVINIWERKQIEVRIKNQLSFLRTLMDTLPIPIYFTDRSGAIAGINRAFEHWFGVSWEHDKGFESQELALVETRFAPLLDLRMDSYEAQIRHGDGTLRPAVLHKATYADAQGENAGIVGVIYDISDRKKAEDNLRAAEEKYRTIFENSALGIFQTTPDGSWMVANPALARMLGYASPEALIADNPNISSLYFQQSDRERVVDLYQQNRGSVEFEVLFRTRDGEIITANLNARAVRGCNDDFCHFEGFVEDITDRKAAELALAASEAMLQLVLDTIPQLVHWKDRELRIIGANRNFLAHVGQSELSAIYGKKYAEVVSYAYEVEQISRLDQEVVETDEPRFRLRLETRNLAGENMWLLVNKVPLHGPHGEVVGILSTAEDITQTMNLEKQLLQSQKMEAIGTLAGGIAHDFNNILTSIMNSTELAMEDIPEDSLNWKDLDRSLKAAVRGSGLIKQILTFSRPTQEGFLPTDLREVVSEAVALIRVSMPRNITVLSEIEDDLPLCLADPTQVHQIVMNLATNAFQALGEGGGNISIRLSKMTLDRDDAQLGSLVPGVYSRLCIEDDGPGIDEDIQDKIYDPFFTTKGKGEGTGLGLAVVHGIVRNHGGEIRLVSTSGFTRFDILLPTMNELCLLPGECAGVLAMGNERLAFIEDDEDQLLLIPRVLEQLGYEVHSFQNPAEAVFTLCEEGLPVDLIITDFDMPGMNGFDVAGILQERRPDLPVIMVSGRKQAEEFLGQAGNIKFFLSKPYNKDMLGRAIRDVLDKEA; from the coding sequence ATGCGTTCACGCATGACCGGAGTGCTGGAAGAATTCGAAGTGCCATGGAATATCGAGCTGGCGCTTCAATTTCATCCGGGAAAGAAGCGCCTGGTGGTCATCGGCGATCAGAGCATGACCGGGGTGGCCATTGCCAATCAGGTCCGGGCGCAGGTTCCCGGCCTGCCCAAGGAAATCGAGGTCGAATTTCTGGATGAGTTCACTCTCGACGAATTGGTGGCAAAAGTGCGTTTCGCCTCTGCCGACAGCATCTTTTTCTTCATCCCTTTTTACAAGGATGTGGGCGAGGCCGTGTACTCGGCCCAGGATCTGCTCGAAATAGTATGGCGGGAAACGGGCGTGCCCCTCTACAGCGCCTGGGAGTTTCTGCTCGGCCACGGCATGGTGGGCGGAAAGATGATCAGCGGATATAGCCATGGTCAGGCCGTGGCGGAGATGGGCCTTCGCATTCTGGACGGCGAATCCCCGGCCGATATTGAAATATCCATCAGTCCGGACGATCCGCCCAAGTTCGACTACCGCGTCCTCATGCGCTTAGGCATCAATCAGAAGCTCCTGCCCGAAGGCAGCATCCTCATCAATGAGCCTTCACCGTTTTATTCCATCAACAGGCACCAGTTCTGGACCATCATCATAAGTCTGGTCATTTTGTCGCTGGTGCTCATTCTGCTGGTGATCAATATCTGGGAGCGCAAGCAGATCGAGGTGCGGATCAAGAACCAGCTCTCGTTTCTGCGCACCCTTATGGATACGCTGCCCATTCCAATCTATTTCACGGATCGCAGCGGGGCCATCGCCGGAATAAACCGGGCGTTCGAGCACTGGTTCGGGGTCAGTTGGGAGCATGACAAGGGTTTCGAGTCCCAGGAACTGGCGCTGGTCGAAACGCGTTTTGCGCCCCTGCTCGATCTGCGCATGGATTCCTATGAGGCCCAGATCCGGCACGGCGACGGCACCTTGCGCCCAGCGGTGTTGCACAAGGCCACCTACGCCGACGCCCAGGGCGAGAATGCCGGGATAGTCGGCGTTATCTACGACATCTCCGATCGCAAGAAGGCCGAGGACAATCTGCGCGCGGCCGAGGAAAAATACCGCACCATTTTCGAAAATTCGGCCCTGGGCATTTTTCAGACCACGCCCGATGGCTCCTGGATGGTCGCAAATCCTGCCCTGGCCAGGATGCTCGGCTATGCGAGTCCGGAAGCGCTGATCGCGGACAATCCGAATATTTCCTCCCTGTATTTCCAGCAAAGCGATCGGGAGCGGGTTGTCGACCTCTACCAGCAAAACAGAGGCAGCGTGGAGTTCGAGGTGCTTTTCCGCACCCGCGACGGCGAAATCATTACCGCCAATCTGAATGCCCGCGCCGTGCGCGGATGCAATGACGATTTCTGCCATTTCGAGGGATTTGTGGAGGACATCACGGACCGCAAGGCCGCGGAGCTTGCTCTGGCCGCTTCCGAGGCCATGTTGCAGCTGGTCCTTGATACCATCCCCCAGCTTGTGCACTGGAAGGATCGCGAATTGAGAATCATCGGCGCGAATCGAAACTTTCTGGCGCATGTCGGCCAGAGCGAGCTTTCGGCCATTTACGGCAAGAAGTACGCCGAGGTTGTGAGCTACGCCTATGAGGTGGAGCAGATTTCCAGGCTCGACCAGGAAGTGGTCGAGACCGACGAGCCGCGATTTCGACTGCGTCTGGAGACGCGCAATTTGGCTGGCGAAAACATGTGGCTGCTGGTCAACAAGGTGCCCCTGCACGGGCCGCACGGGGAGGTGGTGGGCATCCTCAGCACGGCCGAGGACATTACCCAGACCATGAACCTGGAAAAACAGCTGCTGCAGTCTCAGAAAATGGAGGCGATCGGCACTCTTGCCGGTGGAATCGCTCATGATTTTAATAATATATTGACGTCGATCATGAATTCTACCGAGCTCGCCATGGAAGATATCCCCGAAGACAGCCTGAACTGGAAGGATTTGGATCGCTCCCTCAAGGCCGCTGTTCGTGGCAGCGGTCTGATCAAGCAGATTCTGACCTTCAGTAGGCCAACCCAGGAAGGATTTCTGCCCACGGACCTGCGTGAGGTCGTCAGTGAAGCAGTGGCCCTCATTCGCGTGTCCATGCCGCGCAACATCACGGTCCTGTCCGAAATTGAAGACGACCTGCCGCTTTGTCTGGCCGACCCGACGCAGGTTCATCAGATCGTCATGAACCTTGCGACCAACGCATTCCAGGCCTTGGGCGAGGGCGGGGGCAATATTTCCATCCGCTTGAGTAAAATGACCTTGGACCGCGATGACGCGCAGCTCGGGAGTCTTGTCCCGGGAGTCTACAGCAGGCTGTGCATCGAAGACGACGGCCCAGGCATCGACGAGGATATCCAGGACAAAATCTACGATCCCTTTTTTACCACCAAGGGCAAGGGCGAGGGGACCGGTCTGGGGCTGGCCGTGGTGCATGGAATCGTGCGCAACCATGGCGGCGAAATCAGGCTCGTCAGCACCTCGGGTTTCACCCGCTTCGACATTTTGCTGCCGACCATGAACGAGCTGTGCCTCTTGCCCGGCGAGTGTGCGGGTGTTTTGGCCATGGGCAATGAGAGGCTGGCCTTCATCGAGGACGACGAGGACCAGTTGCTGCTCATACCCCGTGTTCTTGAGCAGCTCGGCTATGAAGTGCATTCCTTTCAGAATCCTGCCGAAGCCGTTTTCACTCTTTGCGAGGAGGGTTTGCCTGTTGATCTGATCATTACGGATTTTGACATGCCCGGCATGAACGGCTTCGATGTTGCAGGAATTTTGCAAGAGCGTCGGCCTGATTTGCCGGTGATCATGGTTTCCGGGAGAAAGCAGGCCGAGGAATTTCTGGGCCAGGCCGGAAACATCAAATTTTTCCTGAGTAAACCGTACAATAAGGACATGCTCGGACGCGCCATCCGCGATGTTCTGGACAAGGAAGCATAA
- the nifJ gene encoding pyruvate:ferredoxin (flavodoxin) oxidoreductase, whose protein sequence is MAKNMKTMDGNTAVTHIAYAMSDTAAIYPITPSSTMGEIADEWAAQGRLNIFDQKVMVRQMQSEAGAAGAVHGSLAGGALTSTFTCSQGLLLMIPNMYKISGELLPGVFHVSARAVAAHALSIFGDHQDVMACRQTGFAMLASSSVQECMDLALVAHLSSIESSIPFLHFFDGFRSSHEIQKIEVIDYEDIKKIVNHEAIAEFRERAMSPANPSIRGTAQNPDIYYQGREASNVYYDQLSSIVVEQMKKVTSITGRSYKPFDYVGHPQAERVIVAMGSSCETIEEVVRHLLAKGEKVGLVKVRLYRPFLPEYFLQVLPATASVITVLDRTKEPGAKGDPLYKDICTAYMERGEMPEIVAGRYGLGSKEFTPAMVKAVYDNMMFAQPKHHFNVGIDDDVTHTSLDVPAFADTTPAGTVQCKFWGLGSDGTVGANKEAIKIIGDNTDMYAQGYFAYDSKKSGGITVSHLRFGKEPIQSTYLVNAADYIACHKASYVHTYDVLDGIKDGGTFVLNSNWTAEDMEKELPASMRRTIAKKNLKFYNIDAVKIAAEAGLGNRINMVMQTAFFKLANVMPFEEAVALLKKAIKKAYGKKGDKIVNMNIAAVDQASANLIEIKVPATWADAACEHATEQDVPDFVKNVMRPILAQKGDSLPVSAFEPDGLFPVATSQFEKRGVAINVPEWIAANCIQCNQCSFVCPHAAIIPVLLTEEEMADAPETFETIDAIGKEFKGMKFRIQVNTQDCLGCGNCADICPAKNTALVMKPLETQTGREVPNYNFSVTVPFKDNLVRRDTVKGSQFQKPLMEFSGACAGCGETPYVKVMTQLFGERMIIANATGCSSIWGASAPTTPYTVNADGHGPAWGNSLFEDAAEFGYGIQMAYAQRQAKLADLVVRALEGELPEDLAEAFKGWLENRANAEKCKEYGDTVRDILAFMHRDELLDAIYEREELFAKNSFWIFGGDGWAYDIGYGGLDHVLASGEDINVLVMDTEVYSNTGGQSSKATPLGSIAKFAAAGKRTGKKDLGRMIMSYGYVYVATVSMGYDKQQLLKALREAEAYPGPSLIIAYAPCINQGIRKGMGKTQLESKLAVQSGYWPLYRYNPLLAEEGKNPFILDSKAPDGSIQEFLASENRYALLEKIAPEDSKRLRTQIEQDYLQRFEMYEYLAKQEPTAGRAASAPVTAPAAGEGCTLTATAEHSGANKPAEPCDDGRAGK, encoded by the coding sequence ATGGCTAAAAATATGAAAACCATGGATGGAAATACCGCCGTCACCCATATCGCTTATGCGATGAGCGACACGGCAGCAATTTATCCGATCACCCCTTCCTCGACCATGGGCGAGATCGCCGATGAATGGGCCGCGCAGGGGCGCCTCAATATTTTTGATCAGAAGGTCATGGTTCGTCAGATGCAGTCCGAGGCCGGTGCGGCCGGTGCGGTGCACGGCTCCCTGGCCGGTGGCGCGCTGACCTCCACCTTTACCTGTTCCCAGGGCCTTTTACTCATGATTCCGAACATGTACAAGATTTCCGGCGAATTGCTTCCCGGCGTCTTCCATGTCAGCGCACGCGCCGTTGCCGCGCATGCCCTGTCCATCTTCGGCGATCACCAGGATGTCATGGCCTGTCGCCAGACCGGTTTCGCCATGCTGGCTTCCAGCTCCGTGCAGGAATGCATGGATTTGGCCCTGGTCGCGCATCTGTCCTCCATTGAATCAAGCATCCCCTTCCTGCACTTCTTCGACGGCTTCCGCTCTTCCCATGAAATTCAGAAGATCGAAGTCATCGACTACGAAGACATCAAGAAGATCGTCAATCACGAGGCCATCGCCGAATTCCGTGAACGCGCCATGAGCCCGGCCAATCCGTCCATTCGCGGCACAGCCCAGAATCCGGACATTTATTATCAGGGCCGCGAAGCGTCCAATGTCTATTACGACCAGCTCTCTTCCATCGTGGTCGAGCAGATGAAGAAGGTCACTTCCATCACCGGCCGTTCCTACAAGCCTTTCGACTATGTCGGCCACCCGCAGGCCGAGCGCGTTATCGTGGCCATGGGTTCTTCCTGTGAAACCATAGAGGAAGTGGTGCGCCACCTCCTGGCCAAGGGCGAGAAGGTCGGCCTGGTCAAGGTCCGCCTGTATCGTCCGTTCCTGCCCGAGTACTTCCTGCAGGTTCTGCCCGCCACGGCTTCCGTCATCACCGTGCTCGACCGCACCAAGGAGCCCGGCGCCAAGGGCGATCCGCTCTACAAGGACATCTGTACCGCCTACATGGAACGCGGCGAAATGCCCGAGATCGTCGCCGGCCGTTACGGTCTGGGTTCCAAGGAGTTCACCCCGGCCATGGTCAAGGCCGTGTATGACAACATGATGTTCGCTCAGCCCAAGCATCATTTCAACGTCGGCATCGACGACGATGTCACCCACACCTCCCTCGACGTGCCGGCCTTCGCCGACACCACCCCGGCCGGCACCGTGCAGTGCAAGTTCTGGGGCCTGGGCTCCGACGGCACCGTCGGCGCCAACAAGGAAGCCATCAAGATCATCGGTGACAACACCGACATGTACGCCCAGGGCTATTTCGCATATGACTCCAAGAAGTCCGGCGGCATCACCGTGTCCCACCTGCGTTTCGGCAAGGAGCCCATCCAGTCCACGTATCTGGTCAACGCCGCAGACTACATCGCCTGCCACAAGGCCAGCTACGTGCACACCTACGACGTGCTCGACGGCATCAAGGACGGCGGCACCTTCGTCTTGAACTCCAACTGGACCGCCGAGGACATGGAGAAGGAACTGCCCGCGTCCATGCGCCGCACCATCGCCAAGAAGAACCTCAAGTTCTACAACATCGACGCGGTCAAGATCGCGGCCGAAGCTGGCCTTGGCAACCGCATCAACATGGTCATGCAGACCGCTTTCTTCAAGCTCGCCAACGTCATGCCCTTCGAAGAGGCCGTGGCTCTCTTGAAGAAGGCCATCAAGAAGGCCTACGGCAAGAAGGGCGACAAGATCGTCAACATGAACATCGCCGCCGTGGATCAGGCCTCCGCGAACCTGATCGAGATCAAGGTTCCGGCCACTTGGGCCGACGCGGCTTGCGAACATGCCACAGAGCAGGATGTTCCTGATTTCGTCAAGAACGTCATGCGTCCCATCCTGGCCCAGAAGGGCGACAGCCTGCCTGTCTCCGCTTTCGAGCCTGATGGTCTGTTCCCCGTGGCCACCTCCCAGTTCGAGAAGCGCGGCGTGGCCATCAACGTGCCCGAATGGATCGCGGCCAACTGCATCCAGTGCAACCAGTGCTCCTTTGTCTGCCCGCATGCGGCCATCATCCCCGTGCTGCTGACCGAAGAAGAAATGGCCGACGCTCCCGAGACTTTCGAGACCATCGATGCCATCGGCAAGGAATTCAAGGGCATGAAGTTCCGCATCCAGGTCAACACCCAGGACTGCTTGGGCTGTGGTAACTGCGCCGACATCTGTCCGGCCAAAAACACCGCCCTGGTCATGAAGCCCCTTGAGACTCAGACCGGGCGCGAAGTGCCTAACTATAACTTCTCGGTCACTGTTCCCTTCAAGGATAATCTGGTCCGCCGCGACACGGTCAAGGGCAGCCAGTTCCAGAAGCCGCTGATGGAATTCTCCGGCGCTTGTGCCGGTTGCGGCGAGACCCCGTATGTAAAAGTCATGACTCAGCTCTTCGGCGAGCGCATGATCATCGCCAACGCCACGGGCTGCTCCTCCATCTGGGGCGCTTCCGCTCCGACCACTCCGTACACGGTCAACGCCGACGGTCATGGTCCTGCCTGGGGCAACTCCCTGTTCGAGGATGCGGCCGAATTCGGTTACGGCATCCAGATGGCTTATGCCCAGCGTCAGGCCAAGCTGGCCGACCTGGTCGTGAGGGCCCTGGAAGGCGAACTGCCCGAAGATCTGGCCGAAGCCTTCAAGGGTTGGCTCGAAAATCGCGCCAACGCCGAAAAATGCAAGGAATACGGCGACACCGTTCGTGACATCCTGGCCTTCATGCACCGCGACGAACTGCTCGACGCCATCTATGAGCGCGAAGAGCTGTTCGCCAAGAACTCCTTCTGGATCTTCGGCGGTGACGGATGGGCTTACGATATCGGCTATGGCGGGCTGGATCATGTTCTGGCCTCTGGCGAAGACATCAACGTTCTGGTGATGGACACGGAAGTGTACTCCAACACTGGCGGTCAGTCCTCCAAGGCGACTCCGCTTGGTTCCATCGCCAAATTCGCTGCCGCAGGAAAGCGGACAGGGAAGAAGGATCTCGGACGCATGATCATGAGCTACGGCTATGTCTACGTAGCCACGGTTTCCATGGGCTACGACAAGCAGCAGCTCCTCAAAGCCTTGCGTGAGGCGGAAGCCTACCCCGGACCGTCCCTGATCATCGCCTACGCTCCGTGCATCAACCAGGGTATTCGCAAGGGCATGGGCAAGACCCAGCTCGAGTCGAAGCTGGCCGTACAGTCCGGCTACTGGCCGCTGTACCGCTACAATCCCTTGTTGGCCGAAGAAGGCAAGAATCCGTTTATCCTGGACTCCAAGGCTCCGGACGGAAGCATCCAGGAATTCCTGGCCAGCGAAAACAGATACGCTCTGCTCGAAAAGATCGCGCCCGAAGACTCCAAGAGACTGCGGACCCAGATCGAGCAGGATTATCTGCAGCGTTTTGAAATGTACGAGTACCTTGCCAAGCAGGAGCCCACGGCGGGTAGGGCGGCTTCCGCTCCCGTCACCGCACCTGCAGCGGGCGAGGGTTGTACATTGACGGCGACGGCGGAGCATTCGGGGGCCAACAAGCCTGCCGAGCCCTGCGATGACGGCCGCGCCGGCAAATAG
- a CDS encoding NAD(P)-dependent oxidoreductase — MSKIGWVGIGVMGRSMCGHLLAAGHEVKVHTRTKASAQSTIAAGAQWCDTPGDVAKGSEFVFTIVGYPADVRAVYLGEGGLVDQAAPGAVLVDMTTSEPALATEIYQAARARGVAALDAPVSGGDLGARGASLAIMVGGEQESFDRTLPLFEKMGKNIRLMGAPGAGQHTKMSNQILIAGTMIGVVESLLYAVKSGLDVDDVIDVIGSGAAGSWSINNLGRRIAKDDYDPGFFIKHFVKDMGIALAEARRMGIALPGLALVEQLYIAAMAQGLENMGTQALYIALKNLNAVK; from the coding sequence ATGAGCAAAATAGGCTGGGTCGGAATCGGTGTCATGGGGCGTTCCATGTGTGGTCACCTGCTTGCGGCAGGTCATGAGGTCAAGGTCCATACGCGCACCAAGGCTTCCGCCCAAAGCACCATCGCCGCTGGAGCGCAGTGGTGCGACACCCCGGGCGATGTCGCCAAGGGATCGGAATTCGTGTTCACCATCGTCGGTTATCCTGCCGATGTGAGAGCCGTGTATCTTGGTGAGGGCGGGCTTGTGGATCAGGCCGCTCCAGGGGCGGTGCTTGTGGATATGACCACCTCCGAGCCGGCTCTGGCCACGGAGATTTATCAGGCGGCCCGGGCGCGTGGAGTGGCCGCTCTGGATGCTCCGGTCTCCGGCGGCGATCTCGGTGCACGCGGCGCAAGTCTGGCCATCATGGTCGGCGGTGAGCAGGAGTCATTTGACCGGACCCTGCCTCTGTTCGAGAAGATGGGGAAGAATATCCGCCTCATGGGCGCTCCTGGTGCCGGTCAGCACACCAAGATGAGTAACCAGATTCTCATCGCCGGGACCATGATCGGAGTCGTGGAATCTTTGCTCTACGCCGTGAAGTCCGGTCTGGACGTGGACGACGTCATCGACGTCATCGGCAGCGGGGCGGCCGGGTCCTGGTCCATCAACAACCTCGGGCGTCGCATCGCCAAGGATGACTATGATCCGGGCTTTTTCATCAAGCACTTCGTGAAGGACATGGGTATCGCCCTGGCCGAGGCCCGCAGAATGGGTATCGCCTTGCCCGGCCTTGCCTTGGTCGAACAGCTTTATATCGCGGCCATGGCCCAAGGATTGGAAAACATGGGCACTCAGGCTCTCTATATCGCTTTGAAGAATTTGAACGCAGTAAAATAG
- a CDS encoding sigma-54 dependent transcriptional regulator, protein MARILIIDDDPQVCETLQSLNLRLGHECLAAHTLKDGLAYLGRMEFDLVFLDVRLPDGNGLEALGQIRNHEAPPDVIVLTGQGDPDGAELAIQGGVWDYLVKPSPIKQIKETLNRALAYRQEKKAMGQAMALDLKDVVGESSVMRQCYERIAQASGSDSTVLVTGETGTGKELLARTIHRNSLRSARAFVVVDCASLTESLLESILFGHTKGSFTGAARDRTGLVKLADQGTLFLDEIGELPLSAQKTFLRVLQERRFRPVGSNQELESDFRLISATNRDLAAMVKAGEFRQDLFYRINTIQLHLPALREREEDVIILARHHIDKLCRQRNIPIKEMDPELVEMLKRYDWPGNVRELFNTIEQAFVLSGAEKTVYAQHLPQAVRIRVAKTKLGKGRADGDAGPEDALDEVEEALPTLKDFKTSKEREYLLRLVGSHGKDIQKMLAVSGLSRSHLYAMLKKHDIEA, encoded by the coding sequence ATGGCCAGGATACTCATTATCGACGATGATCCGCAGGTTTGCGAGACGCTGCAGAGTCTTAATCTGCGTCTTGGGCACGAGTGCCTCGCGGCCCATACCTTGAAGGACGGGCTGGCCTATCTGGGACGCATGGAGTTCGACCTTGTCTTTCTCGACGTGCGTCTTCCCGACGGCAACGGCCTGGAAGCGCTGGGCCAGATTCGCAACCACGAAGCTCCGCCCGATGTGATCGTGTTGACGGGCCAGGGCGATCCCGACGGGGCTGAATTGGCGATCCAGGGCGGGGTTTGGGACTATCTGGTCAAGCCTTCGCCCATCAAGCAGATTAAAGAGACCCTGAATCGCGCCCTGGCGTACCGTCAGGAGAAAAAAGCCATGGGCCAGGCAATGGCCCTGGATTTGAAAGACGTGGTGGGGGAGAGCAGCGTCATGCGCCAATGCTACGAGCGCATTGCCCAGGCCAGCGGGTCGGACTCCACCGTGCTGGTCACCGGAGAGACGGGAACCGGCAAGGAGTTGCTGGCCCGCACCATCCACCGCAACAGTCTGCGCTCGGCGCGGGCTTTTGTTGTCGTCGACTGCGCCTCCCTGACCGAATCCCTGCTTGAGAGCATTCTTTTCGGCCATACCAAAGGTTCGTTCACCGGCGCTGCGCGCGACAGGACTGGGCTGGTCAAGCTGGCGGATCAGGGTACGCTTTTTCTGGATGAAATCGGGGAGTTGCCGCTCTCGGCGCAAAAAACCTTCTTGCGTGTTCTACAGGAGCGCCGCTTCAGGCCGGTGGGTTCAAACCAGGAACTGGAAAGTGATTTCAGGCTCATCTCGGCCACGAACCGTGACCTTGCGGCCATGGTCAAGGCCGGTGAATTCAGGCAGGATCTGTTCTATCGCATCAACACCATCCAGCTGCATCTGCCCGCCTTGCGCGAACGCGAGGAGGACGTGATCATCCTGGCCCGCCATCATATCGACAAACTGTGCCGGCAAAGAAACATTCCGATCAAGGAGATGGATCCGGAGCTGGTCGAGATGCTCAAACGTTACGACTGGCCAGGTAATGTGCGCGAACTTTTCAATACCATTGAACAAGCGTTCGTGCTGTCGGGGGCCGAGAAAACGGTCTATGCCCAGCACCTGCCCCAGGCAGTGCGTATTCGGGTCGCCAAGACCAAACTGGGTAAAGGAAGAGCTGATGGGGACGCGGGGCCGGAGGATGCGCTGGATGAAGTGGAGGAGGCCCTGCCCACATTGAAGGACTTCAAAACGTCCAAAGAAAGGGAATATCTGCTTCGGCTCGTGGGCAGCCACGGAAAGGATATTCAGAAGATGCTGGCTGTTTCAGGGCTTTCCAGGTCGCACCTTTACGCCATGCTCAAAAAGCATGATATTGAAGCCTAA
- a CDS encoding L-lactate permease → MSITVLAMVALLPILVALVLMVGMRWPSTKAMPLAWLVCVLGAILAWNLPVGYVAALSLQGIVVAIGVLIIVFGAIIILYTLKYSGGMETIQYGMQGISRDKRIQAIIIGFMFAAFIEGAAGFGTPAALAAPLLLSLGFPPLAAAVICLVFNSFPVSFGAVGTPILVGLKFLGPLATGAVEAGTVGLNFTDFGSFAKVIGQWATVMHGPMIFILPIFMLGFLTRFFGKNKSWSEGFAAWQFCVFAAVAFIVPYLTFAWLVGPEFPSLIGGLVGLGIIVAGAKAGFCVPKESWDFGPQSSWDAEWTGTIATATNTEFKPHMSQFKAWLPYILIGAILVVTRIPELGLKAVLAAQKLPFNDILGYKGVSASIDYLYLPGTIPFMLVALLTILIHGMKGEAVKQAWTESFVKMKAPTIALFAAVALVSIFRGSGVADVVLNPNSYPSMPLAMAKTVAAFAGNAWPMLASYVGGLGAFITGSNTVSDLLFAEFQWGVAQQLELPRQIIVAAQVVGGAMGNMVCIHNIVAVCAVTGLIGREGMILKRTFWPFMLYGVVVGIIASLMSFIFLPHLF, encoded by the coding sequence ATGTCAATTACTGTCTTGGCAATGGTGGCTCTGTTGCCCATTCTGGTGGCTCTTGTTCTGATGGTCGGCATGCGCTGGCCGTCTACGAAAGCTATGCCACTTGCGTGGCTTGTGTGTGTACTCGGCGCAATTCTCGCTTGGAATTTGCCTGTCGGTTATGTCGCAGCCCTGTCGCTTCAGGGTATTGTGGTCGCCATCGGCGTTTTGATCATTGTCTTCGGCGCGATCATCATCCTGTACACCCTGAAATATTCAGGTGGCATGGAAACCATTCAGTACGGCATGCAGGGCATCAGCCGTGACAAGCGCATCCAGGCCATCATCATCGGCTTCATGTTCGCGGCCTTTATCGAAGGTGCGGCCGGTTTCGGCACGCCTGCCGCTCTGGCCGCTCCGCTCTTGCTGTCCCTGGGCTTCCCGCCCCTGGCCGCAGCGGTCATCTGCCTGGTCTTCAACTCCTTCCCCGTATCTTTCGGCGCGGTCGGAACACCTATTCTTGTTGGCTTGAAGTTTCTCGGACCGTTGGCCACTGGCGCGGTCGAGGCCGGCACCGTCGGTTTGAATTTCACCGATTTCGGTTCTTTCGCCAAGGTCATCGGCCAGTGGGCGACCGTCATGCACGGGCCCATGATCTTCATCCTGCCCATCTTCATGCTCGGCTTCCTGACCCGCTTCTTCGGCAAGAACAAGTCCTGGAGCGAAGGCTTCGCTGCCTGGCAGTTCTGTGTTTTCGCCGCCGTGGCCTTCATTGTTCCTTACCTGACCTTCGCTTGGCTGGTCGGACCTGAGTTCCCGTCCCTGATCGGTGGTCTGGTTGGTCTGGGCATCATCGTGGCTGGCGCCAAAGCCGGCTTCTGCGTGCCCAAGGAAAGCTGGGATTTCGGCCCGCAGTCCTCGTGGGACGCTGAGTGGACCGGCACCATCGCCACGGCCACCAACACCGAGTTCAAGCCCCATATGAGTCAGTTCAAGGCATGGCTGCCCTACATCCTGATCGGCGCCATCCTGGTCGTGACCCGTATCCCCGAACTGGGCCTCAAGGCCGTTCTGGCCGCCCAGAAGCTGCCTTTCAACGACATCCTTGGCTACAAGGGCGTCTCCGCATCTATTGATTACCTGTACCTGCCCGGCACCATTCCTTTCATGCTGGTCGCACTGCTGACCATCCTGATCCACGGCATGAAGGGCGAGGCTGTCAAGCAGGCCTGGACCGAATCCTTCGTCAAGATGAAGGCTCCGACCATCGCCCTGTTTGCCGCCGTGGCCCTGGTTTCCATCTTCCGCGGTTCCGGTGTGGCCGATGTCGTCCTGAACCCCAACAGCTATCCGTCCATGCCTCTGGCCATGGCCAAGACCGTTGCCGCTTTCGCGGGTAACGCCTGGCCGATGCTGGCCTCCTATGTCGGCGGCCTCGGCGCCTTCATCACTGGCTCCAACACGGTCTCCGACCTTCTGTTCGCGGAATTCCAGTGGGGCGTGGCCCAGCAACTCGAACTGCCCCGTCAGATCATCGTGGCCGCCCAGGTCGTCGGTGGCGCCATGGGCAACATGGTCTGCATCCACAACATCGTGGCTGTCTGCGCCGTGACCGGCCTCATCGGCCGCGAAGGCATGATCTTGAAGCGCACCTTCTGGCCCTTCATGCTCTACGGCGTTGTCGTAGGCATCATTGCCAGCTTGATGAGCTTTATCTTCCTGCCTCACCTGTTCTAA